In Rhinoderma darwinii isolate aRhiDar2 chromosome 9, aRhiDar2.hap1, whole genome shotgun sequence, the following are encoded in one genomic region:
- the AGBL2 gene encoding LOW QUALITY PROTEIN: cytosolic carboxypeptidase 2 (The sequence of the model RefSeq protein was modified relative to this genomic sequence to represent the inferred CDS: inserted 1 base in 1 codon) — translation MCPALQTDMKPELLTDPYESFMQRHLRYYGYFKENKTKEEDILLRPAQRNRRKEQEATDSDSDRQSSPDDQKKLIYSLLLESAVFKSRQIVFDKQEGQVIPRLSEPRDLFSTSKKNGLLKPPRWPAECEVLSEEITHIEWEPQHPELFYRHTGKEAMPQVTFDGEGKVVYEISQAYKGSYFTGSRAGGRCCAINTATNIGGKNNNDLQFESRFESGNLQKAVKVGAYEYELTLRTDLYTSKHTQWFYFQVKNTKRGIPYRFTITNLMKRNSLYNAGLKPLMYSDHDAVLRGEGWRREGGDIKYYRSSRSQEGAMLYCLTWTFKFPHDNDTCYFAHCYPYTYSDLNRDLQRWTCDPARSQYCKLRTLCRSLAGNTVFLLTITSPSIKPVLAVSKKAVVVTARVHPGETNGSWMMKGFLDFLLSDSLDAQLLRDTFIFKVIPMLNPDGVIVGNYRCSLSGRDLNRNYRSMLKDSYPCIWHTRAMAKRLLAEREVLLYCDFHGHSRKNNVFMYGCNNKGQPESKLHERVFPLMLSKNAPDKFFFKGCKFKVQKSKEGTGRIVMWRQGIKNSFTMESTFCGSTLEDRKGTHFTTGDLMSMGHHFCDTLLDYCDPDNTKFKVCLSQIQTLVREQIKEKMKRLGRDVDSDVNLSDISLSDIESSTSGSNSSESDGLPAHLLHMANKFYRKKKRLRSRKERNHMFQKRSSKHKPKSRDNTDISELSSQTAKSTPSKSSGKGDGEKRKLKFIISFCQXKSHESSLSQPDVVQTSTVQTAEKPILSYARKHESVSVKTQLINRLPTSFVGDFSSIDHVCPRHATVKSREPAGGNRLPLIITVIQRANLPPFSKDSSPIKQHPPPFHTMLDYNNDRRHVSDHVLKREKSFTSRPLIPAVGTKPYGFASTLERQKQLETSSVDLQLSLSPIVRRNNHMRPESLIALVTTDYLDNFLQKPKKDISDPVRLLPSVAFSKQPPV, via the exons ATGTGTCCAGCGCTGCAAACCGACATGAAACCAGAG CTCCTAACAGACCCTTATGAGAGCTTCATGCAACGTCACCTCAGATATTACGGGTATTTTAAAG aaaataaaacaaaagaagaAGATATTTTACTGCGCCCAGCACAGAGGAACAGGAGAAAAGAACAAGAGGCGACAGACAGTGATTCAGACAGACAGTCCTCTCCAGACGACCAGAAAAAGCTGATTT ACTCGTTGCTGCTGGAGAGTGCCGTGTTTAAAAGTAGACAGATTGTGTTTGATAAGCAAGAGGGACAGGTCATCCCACGTCTGAGTGAACCCAGAGATTTGTTTTCCACCTCTAAAAAGAATGGTCTCCTAAAACCTCCACGCTGGCCTGCAGAATGTGAAGTTCTTTCTGAAGAGATCACACATATTG AGTGGGAACCCCAACATCCGGAGCTGTTCTACAGACATACGGGGAAGGAAGCGATGCCACAGGTCACCTTCGACGGGGAGGGCAAAGTGGTGTATGAAATCAGCCAAG CTTACAAGGGCTCCTACTTTACTGGGTCTCGTGCTGGTGGGCGCTGTTGTGCCATCAATACAGCAACCAATATAGGGGGGAAGAACAACAATGACTTGCAGTTTGAATCCCGATTTGAAAGCGGTAATCTCCAGAAAGCTGTCAAAGT GGGGGCATATGAATATGAATTGACGCTGCGTACTGACCTTTACACCAGCAAGCATACTCAGTGGTTCTACTTCCAGGTGAAGAACACTAAGAGGGGCATTCCTTATCGTTTCACCATCACTAATCTGATGAAAAGAAATAGTCTTTACAATGCAGGCTTGAAGCCCTTGATGTACTCTGACCATGACGCTGTACTCCGGGGGGAAGGATGGAGAAGGGAAGGGGGAGATATTAAGTACTACAGAAGTTCTCGTTCTCAGGAAGGTGCCATGCTTTACTGCTTGACGTGGACATTCAAGTTCCCACATGACAATGACACGTGTTACTTTGCTCATTGTTACCCCTACACATATTCTGATCTGAACAGGGATCTTCAGAGGTGGACTTGTGATCCTGCACGTTCCCAATATTGTAAGCTCCGGACTTTGTGTAGGAGTCTGGCTGGTAACACGGTCTTCTTGTTGACGATTACTTCCCCCTCTATAAAACCTGTATTGGCAGTCAGTAAGAAAGCTGTGGTGGTGACGGCAAGGGTGCATCCCGGAGAAACCAATGGCTCATGGATGATGAAAGGCTTCCTGGACTTCCTTCTGAGCGACTCTCTTGATGCTCAACTACTCAGGGATACATTTATCTTTAAAGTCATTCCCATGCTGAACCCTGATGGGGTAATAGTTGGAAATTACCGCTGCTCTCTGTCTGGGAGGGACCTAAATAGAAACTATAGGAGTATGTTGAAAGATTCCTACCCATGTATATGGCACACTCGGGCAATGGCTAAAAG GCTTCTAGCAGAGCGAGAGGTTCTTCTATACTGCGATTTTCATGGCCATAGTCGGAAGAACAACGTGTTCATGTACGGCTGTAACAACAAGGGTCAGCCGGAGTCAAAGCTTCATGAGAGAGTCTTCCCTCTGATGTTGAGCAAAAATGCCCCTGACAAG TTCTTTTTCAAGGGCTGCAAGTTCAAAGTGCAGAAAAGTAAAGAAGGAACCGGCCGAATTGTAATGTGGAGACAGGGCATCAAAAACAGCTTCACCATGGAGTCTACATTCTGTGGCTCTACTCTGG AAGACAGAAAGGGCACTCATTTTACTACAGGAGACCTCATGTCGATGGGTCACCACTTCTGTGACACACTGCTGGACTACTGCGATCCCGACAACACtaag TTTAAGGTCTGCTTGTCCCAGATCCAGACTCTTGTGAGGGAGCAAATTAAAGAGAAAATGAAGCGACTTGGAAGAGATGTTGATTCAGATGTGAATTTGAGTGACATCTCATTATCAGACATTGAGTCAAG CACCAGTGGATCCAATAGTTCTGAATCTGATGGGCTCCCTGCACATTTACTGCACATGGCAAATAAG TTTTATCGGAAGAAAAAGCGCTTGAGGTCGCGTAAGGAGAGGAACCACATGTTTCAGAAACGTAGTTCCAAACACAAACCAAAGTCTCGTGACAATACA GACATTAGTGAGTTATCAAGCCAAACAGCCAAATCCACGCCTTCAAAAAGTTCTGGTAAAGGAGATGGAGAGAAAAGGAAACTCAAG tttattATTTCCTTTTGCC CAAAGTCCCATGAAAGCTCCTTGTCACAACCTGATGTGGTGCAGACATCTACAGTGCAAACAGCGG AAAAACCCATCTTGTCCTACGCCCGCAAACATGAGTCTGTCTCTGTGAAGACCCAGTTGATCAACAGACTCCCAACCTCCTTTGTTG GAGACTTTTCCTCCATTGACCATGTCTGTCCTCGCCATGCCACGGTGAAGTCCCGTGAGCCTGCTGGTGGAAATCGGCTTCCTCTCATTATAACAGTCATCCAGCGAGCCAACCTACCCCCGTTCTCCAAAGACTCCTCCCCTATCAAACAACATCCTCCACCTTTCCATACCATGCTCGATTACAACAATGACCGAAGACATGTATCTGATCACGTTCTGAAACGAG AAAAGTCCTTTACATCTCGACCTCTGATACCAGCGGTGGGAACAAAACCATATGG ctTTGCATCAACTTTGGAGAGACAGAAACAGCTAGAAACATCTTCAGTTGATCTGCAGCTGAGCCTCAGCCCTATTGTCCGGAGGAACAACCATATGCGGCCAGAATCACTGATCGCTCTGGTGACAACAG ACTATTTGGATAACTTCCTGCAGAAACCAAAGAAGGATATTTCAGACCCTGTAAGATTATTGCCAAGTGTAGCATTTTCCAAG CAACCGCCAGTGTGA